One window from the genome of Deinococcus sp. NW-56 encodes:
- a CDS encoding Glu/Leu/Phe/Val dehydrogenase: protein MRASGLNWQGLMEQLQEALPHCEVTDQSLAYFKYPRRTVAVNLPVRMDDGRIQVFRGYRTVHSTARGPSMGGVRFRAGLSAHECEVLAAIMTLKAAVADLPLGGAKGGVDVDPQTLSPHELEGLTRRYTSELVELIGPTEDILAPDVGSDAQTMAWMLDAYGENTGSTQGGMVVGKPIPLGGSYGSKDARGRSAAMVAAQVLEHRGESLRGARVAVYGFGDVGRKAAQVLGERGALVIAVSDQHGASFASGGLDLAALSAYREQHGSVRGFTTEIAPDEVVELDVDILMLAYDYGSVNAGNAHAVRARYVVEATNRAVLPEAERVLRAQGVCVLPDLVASIGGVIVNYLEWVQDASNFFWTPTEVERAIDLRVNAALRDVTAYMRTRDLDMRTAAYALALNRLHEAAVMRGVYP, encoded by the coding sequence ATGAGGGCATCAGGACTCAACTGGCAGGGCCTCATGGAGCAACTCCAGGAGGCTTTGCCCCACTGCGAGGTGACCGACCAGTCGCTCGCGTATTTCAAGTATCCCCGGCGCACCGTCGCCGTGAACCTGCCCGTGCGGATGGACGACGGGCGCATTCAGGTTTTCCGGGGCTACCGCACGGTGCATTCCACCGCGCGGGGGCCAAGCATGGGCGGCGTGCGCTTCCGCGCGGGCCTGAGCGCCCACGAGTGCGAGGTGCTCGCCGCGATCATGACCCTCAAGGCGGCGGTCGCGGACCTGCCCCTCGGCGGCGCCAAGGGCGGCGTGGACGTGGACCCGCAGACCCTCAGCCCGCATGAGCTCGAGGGCCTGACCCGCCGCTACACCTCGGAACTCGTCGAGCTGATCGGACCGACCGAGGACATTCTCGCCCCCGACGTGGGCTCCGACGCGCAGACCATGGCGTGGATGCTCGACGCCTATGGCGAGAACACTGGCTCGACCCAGGGCGGCATGGTGGTAGGCAAGCCCATTCCGTTGGGCGGCTCCTACGGCAGCAAGGACGCGCGGGGCCGCTCGGCGGCGATGGTGGCCGCGCAGGTGCTCGAACACCGGGGCGAGAGCCTGCGCGGAGCGCGGGTGGCCGTCTACGGCTTCGGGGACGTGGGCCGCAAGGCCGCGCAGGTGCTGGGGGAGCGCGGCGCCCTCGTGATCGCGGTGTCCGACCAGCACGGGGCCTCCTTTGCCAGCGGCGGCCTCGACCTCGCGGCGCTCTCGGCGTACCGCGAGCAGCACGGCAGCGTGCGCGGCTTCACGACCGAGATCGCCCCCGACGAGGTCGTCGAACTCGACGTGGACATCCTGATGCTGGCCTACGACTACGGCTCGGTGAACGCGGGCAACGCCCACGCGGTCCGCGCCCGCTACGTCGTGGAGGCCACCAACCGGGCCGTGCTGCCCGAAGCCGAGCGCGTCTTGCGGGCGCAGGGCGTGTGCGTGCTGCCCGACCTCGTCGCCAGCATCGGCGGCGTGATCGTGAACTACCTCGAGTGGGTGCAGGACGCCAGCAACTTCTTCTGGACGCCCACCGAGGTCGAACGCGCCATCGACCTGCGGGTGAACGCGGCCCTGCGGGACGTGACCGCCTACATGCGGACCCGTGACCTCGACATGCGCACGGCGGCCTACGCGCTGGCCCTGAATCGCCTGCACGAGGCGGCGGTGATGCGCGGCGTGTACCCGTAA